In Asterias amurensis chromosome 4, ASM3211899v1, one genomic interval encodes:
- the LOC139936224 gene encoding uncharacterized protein produces the protein MAEAALHTETTCKIRHVHIECPICLSRFTDPKILDCLHNFCFKCLQELTDKQDPKTDLIICPMCKKETSIPDGGLSDLLSCFFLSSLIDDVINLEGPKEGINPPVSTCEGCDEGLEAVSRCVDCEVNYCKTCLTIHAKLKSHRHHQIVNAVGSSNVRPKDKDKTETQTCRTHTDQELCFYCDTCELLVCLKCAVFDHRASNHNLSEINDSIRSYRRAVDEALQKFDECRKQFQKVDDSIKHSQQRLQLMVDQALRDIVAKEEEEITKIRNESRLLQETVTQIGQERGEGFVSIQRSNHDKMSRAEQIVASVNDLMQHADNFELLDLKPKVMHNLDFHKELQFQTVQHSKSFIGFKGHDIVTDADLGEILEEEKWEIKTKFCKYGEGEGEFKYTRDVACFSNGDIVVIDSARCLLSTFTSKGSYKSTGGRSGTEDGKLKQPFGVTVTSDDLLLVTDGQDVQVYDRELRYIRQFRPSQNQVEGQSESLLRGIAVDNKDRIAVADCKRKVISLHNMDGSIISTIHHDDISSDCYISVSSKERLVFTHFGKMNLVCVDFIGNEVFNISTSIDGKLAYPYGVCCDDAGDIFVSVYCGGWGINEIHHYDASGEHIGCVARGLYAPLDMTFTPTGDLIVADRHSVKVLHHL, from the coding sequence ATGGCTGAAGCTGCTTTACACactgagaccacttgcaagattagacatgtacacattgaatgcccaatctgcctgagtcggttcaccgatccgaaaatcctggactgTCTTCACAACTTCTGCTTCAAGTGTCTTCAGGAACTTACAGACAAACAGGATCCGAAGACGGATCTTATTATTTGCCCAATGTGTAAAAAGGAAACGTCAATCCCAGATGGGGGATTGTCGGATCTTCTTAGCTGCTTTTTCTTGAGCTCACttatcgatgacgtcatcaatctcGAAGGTCCGAAGGAGGGCATTAACCCTCCTGTCTCAACttgcgaaggatgcgacgaaggtcttgaagccgtctcacggtgtgttgactgtgagGTGAATTATTGCAAGACATGTCTGACAATCCACGCGAAATTAAAAAGTCACAGGCATCATCAAATCGTTAATGCTGTCGGTTCGTCAAATGTGCGACCCAAAGACAAGGACAAAACTGAAACACAAACGTGTCGGACacacactgaccaggaactgtgtttctatTGTGACACGTGTGAATTACTTGTGTGTCTCAAATGTGCGGTGTTCGATCACCGAGCGTCCAACCACAATCTCTCTGAAATCAATGATTCCATTCGATCTTATCGTCGAGCTGTTGATGAAGCCTTGCAGAAGTTTGATGAGTGTCGCAAGCAATTCCAAAAAGTGGATGACTCTATCAAACACTCACAGCAAAGATTACAGCTCATGGTCGACCAGGCTCTTCGAgatattgtggctaaggaggaaGAGGAAATCACTAAGATAAGAAATGAATCTCGCCTCCTTCAAGAAACAGTCACCcaaatcggtcaagaaagaggTGAGGGATTTGTGAGCATACAGCGCAGCAATCACGAtaagatgagccgtgcagagcagatcgtagcttcagtcaatgacttgatgcaacatgctgataactttgagctgctggacctcaagccaaaagttatgcacaacttagacttccacaaagagctccagtttcaaacagtgcagcatagcaagtcattcatcgggttcaaaggtcatgatatcgtcactgatgcagatctcggtgaaatactagaggAAGAAAAGTGGGAGATAAAGACAAAGTTTTGTAAATATGGGGAAGGTGAGGGGGAGTTCAAGTATACAAGGGACGTTGCTTGTTTTAGCAACGGTGACATTGTCGTTATTGATTCAGCACGGTGTCTATTATCCACATTTACATCAAAGGGTAGTTACAAATCTACAGGTGGTCGAAGTGGAACAGAGGACGGCAAactaaaacaaccttttggtgtTACCGTGACCTCTGATGACTTGCTTCTGGTTACTGACGGACAGGATGTACAGGTTTATGATAGAGAACTGAGATACATTCGTCAGTTCCGACCCTCACAGAATCAAGTCGAGGGGCAGTCAGAGAGTCTACTTCGTGGTATTGCTGTGGACAATAAAGATCGGATTGCAGTGGCTGACTGTAAGAGAAAGGTAATATCTCTCCATAATATGGATGGATCCAtcatttccacaatacatcatgatGATATTAGTAGCGACTGCTATATATCTGTAAGCAGCAAGGAGCGTCTGGTATTCACGCACTTCGGCAAGATGAATctagtttgtgtggatttcattggaaacgaggtgttcaatatcagcacCTCCATTGACGGCAAACTTGCCTATCCTTATGGTGTGTGCTGCGACGATGCTGGAGACATCTTTGTGTCTGTTTATTGCGGTGGCTGGGGAATCAATGAGATACatcattacgatgcatcaggtgagcacatcggctgtgtagctcgTGGCCTGTACGCACCTCTAGACATGACGTTTACTCCTACCGGTGACCTCATCGTGGCTGATCGTCACTCGGTCAAGGTCTTGCATCATCTGTGA